The Legionella sp. PATHC032 genome has a window encoding:
- a CDS encoding adenylate/guanylate cyclase domain-containing protein codes for MKFRTKLFLGLLLIVIITNGIFLFLSYQYGKETVYKEVGSSALSIAAATAVLMNPEDIQKFNLDTSANSPLYKDLEKKLLEVRNANRRKDVYVNFIYSLFPDSNNPKVLRFAVDPEENIIDKTELGTVMKLKTESGETINVNYESPIVLPEFVEDIWGTWLTALYPIKDAQGKYLGNIRVDVDADSVNQRFHFLLYSGIAVFISTFLFAMFLGWLLFQWFNKPLLKITTALKNIAQGDLEQHLDIRTKDEFAEVGQVINEMTEGLRQRNMLQVSLTRFISHALAEKIVKSGELPQVFSERRKVTIMVCDIRDFTTISERIKPELVVDFLNHFFEKMIEAITSQHGILDKYLGDGFLAIFGSPDDDAYQEDHAIHAALKMREAIKSLNADWAKILGTEIQIGIGINTGSAIVGNIGTDIHMEYTAIGDTVNLASRIENATKKLNTDILISEYTYIATDHTAFQFIELGEIAIKGRIHKVKVYTL; via the coding sequence ATGAAATTTCGAACTAAGTTATTTCTTGGCCTGCTTCTCATTGTAATCATTACTAACGGCATATTTCTGTTTTTATCTTATCAATATGGTAAAGAAACAGTATACAAAGAAGTAGGCTCATCAGCTCTATCCATAGCTGCGGCAACAGCTGTCCTGATGAATCCGGAGGATATTCAGAAATTTAATCTGGATACGTCTGCAAACTCACCTCTTTACAAAGATCTTGAAAAAAAACTTCTTGAAGTACGTAACGCAAATCGTCGCAAAGATGTGTATGTGAATTTCATATATAGTTTATTTCCCGACTCTAATAATCCTAAGGTACTTCGCTTTGCTGTAGATCCCGAAGAAAACATTATAGATAAAACTGAATTGGGAACTGTCATGAAACTTAAGACTGAATCAGGGGAAACAATTAATGTAAATTATGAATCCCCTATCGTTCTGCCTGAATTTGTTGAAGACATCTGGGGTACATGGCTGACCGCTTTATACCCAATAAAAGACGCACAAGGGAAATATCTTGGAAATATCCGAGTGGACGTAGACGCTGATTCGGTTAACCAAAGATTTCATTTCTTGCTTTACTCAGGTATTGCCGTCTTTATCTCAACATTTTTATTTGCCATGTTTTTAGGCTGGTTACTTTTTCAGTGGTTCAATAAACCCTTATTAAAAATTACAACCGCGCTCAAAAATATCGCTCAGGGTGACCTTGAACAACATCTCGACATTAGGACAAAAGATGAATTCGCGGAAGTGGGTCAAGTAATCAATGAAATGACTGAAGGATTGAGACAGCGTAACATGTTGCAAGTGAGCTTAACACGTTTTATTTCTCATGCTTTAGCAGAAAAAATTGTGAAATCCGGTGAGTTACCGCAAGTATTTAGCGAGAGACGTAAAGTCACTATTATGGTCTGTGATATACGCGATTTCACAACCATTTCGGAGCGTATAAAACCTGAATTGGTAGTCGATTTTTTAAATCATTTTTTTGAGAAAATGATAGAAGCCATTACCTCGCAACATGGAATATTGGATAAATATCTTGGGGATGGTTTTTTGGCGATCTTTGGTTCACCTGATGATGACGCCTATCAAGAAGACCATGCTATTCATGCAGCATTAAAAATGCGAGAAGCGATAAAATCACTCAATGCCGATTGGGCAAAAATATTAGGCACTGAAATACAAATTGGTATTGGTATCAATACAGGTAGTGCCATTGTTGGGAATATTGGCACTGATATACATATGGAATATACAGCCATTGGCGATACTGTTAATTTGGCGTCACGAATAGAAAATGCCACCAAAAAACTCAACACAGATATCTTAATCAGTGAATATACTTATATTGCGACAGACCATACGGCATTTCAATTTATAGAGTTAGGAGAAATTGCTATTAAAGGAAGAATTCATAAAGTAAAAGTTTATACACT
- the cfa gene encoding cyclopropane fatty acyl phospholipid synthase: MDIKKNKAKTFVNYMLQLANININGQTPWDIQIYNDEFYSRILRDADLGLGESYMDGWWDCQRIDLFISKLINANLESKIKVNFKLAFKVFLSKILNLQTPKRSLQVGRHHYDRGNDLFQIMLDSNMNYTCGYWKKAENLEQAQLDKLDLTCRKLCLKPDMKLLDIGCGWGGLAKYAAENYGVSVVGITISQQQYELAKTRCAHLPIEIRFQDYRDLNEKFDRIVSLGMFEHVGYKNYRKYMEIVHQCLKDDGLFLLHTIGSNESVTKATPWISKYIFPNGMTPSIMQIGEASEKLFVMEDWHNFGADYYKTLMAWHENFNQGWEQIKSHYNEKFFRMWNYYLLSCAGAFDARMLQLWQIVFSKKGVQGGYSAPR, from the coding sequence ATGGATATTAAAAAAAACAAAGCAAAAACGTTTGTCAATTACATGCTTCAGCTAGCCAATATCAATATCAATGGCCAGACACCATGGGATATACAAATTTATAATGATGAGTTCTATTCCAGAATATTACGTGATGCCGATTTGGGTCTAGGTGAAAGTTATATGGATGGTTGGTGGGATTGTCAACGAATTGATTTATTTATTTCAAAACTGATTAATGCAAATCTTGAATCGAAAATTAAAGTCAATTTTAAACTGGCATTTAAAGTCTTTTTATCCAAAATATTGAATCTGCAAACCCCAAAACGCTCCCTGCAAGTTGGCAGACATCATTACGATAGAGGCAATGATCTGTTTCAAATTATGCTGGATAGCAATATGAACTACACTTGCGGTTATTGGAAAAAGGCTGAAAATTTGGAGCAAGCCCAACTCGATAAACTCGATCTAACCTGCAGAAAGCTCTGCCTTAAGCCCGATATGAAATTGTTGGATATCGGGTGCGGTTGGGGAGGACTGGCAAAATATGCTGCTGAAAACTATGGAGTATCCGTAGTCGGCATAACCATATCACAGCAACAATACGAGTTAGCTAAAACACGCTGTGCCCATTTGCCAATTGAAATCCGATTTCAGGATTATAGGGATTTAAATGAAAAATTTGACCGTATAGTTTCCTTAGGGATGTTCGAACATGTTGGTTACAAGAATTACCGAAAATACATGGAGATTGTCCATCAATGTTTAAAGGATGATGGTTTGTTCTTATTACACACTATAGGATCAAATGAAAGTGTTACAAAAGCCACGCCCTGGATTTCAAAATACATTTTCCCCAATGGAATGACTCCATCCATCATGCAAATAGGCGAAGCTTCCGAAAAATTATTCGTTATGGAGGATTGGCATAATTTTGGAGCTGATTATTATAAAACCTTAATGGCATGGCATGAGAATTTTAACCAGGGATGGGAGCAAATTAAATCACACTACAATGAAAAATTCTTTCGTATGTGGAATTATTATTTACTCTCTTGTGCTGGCGCTTTTGATGCCAGAATGTTACAATTATGGCAGATTGTGTTTTCCAAGAAGGGAGTTCAAGGAGGATACTCTGCACCTAGATAA